GATGGCGAAGCCGGTCGGCCCCCAGGAGCTCTGGCCGACGCCGGCGACCCCCTGAGCCTCCAGCCATACCAGCACCTCCGCCACCAGCGGGCTGGTGAAGCGTCCGCCCTGCGCCGGGGCGAAATGGTCGCCGACGGTGCGCTGAAGCTCGCCGACGGCCCGGCCGAACGCCTCCACGTCCCGCTCCGCAAGGGCCGGGAGTGCCACCATCAGCATCAACCGGCAGAGATGGGCCGCGGCATCCGGCGGAAAGGGCGGCAGGCGCCGGAAGGCCTCTACCTCCGGCGCGCCGTGCAGTCCGTGCCCGCCGCGGTGGAGCAGCAGCAGGATGCGCCAGTCCTCGGGAAACTCGGCCCGCGCGATCAGCGGGGGCGCCGCATCCAGCCCGCCCCGGCCGCCGTCCAGCAGCACGCCGCCCTGCTCGAAGGCTGCCAGCCCGATGCCGGACCGCGCCCCCCGTTCCAGCGCGCGGGCGAGATCGCGGGCGGCGGTGCGGCGCCCCTCCAGGCAGACCAGCGCCGCCGCGACGGCAAGGTCCGTCTGGGTGCCGGAGCCAAGCCCGACATGCGCCGGGATCGCCTCCTCCACCGTCACCGCGACCCTATCGGAAAGCCCGGCCTGCCGGCCCAGCCGTTCGATGCTGCGCCGGACACGCTCGGCGGACGGGCCGTCGACGGTCAGCCGGTCGGCCGGGCGGATGCGCAGGGTGATCGCCGGCCGGTCGATGGCGATGCCCAGGCTGCCGAAACGGCGCCCAAGCCCGCCATTGAGGTCGACGAAGCCGGCATGCAGGCGCGCGGGCGCATGGACCCGCACCTCCCCTATCCGATTGCGCTGGTGGCTCATCTGCATTCCCTTTGCGCGGGTCCCGACACAATGTTAGCGTTGCAAACAAGATTTTCCGTAGCGCGAACGAATATCCGCGCGGATTAACCCGAACGGGGTACGGATTTCCGGGGAGGAAACTGGTCATGAACGGACCCAACGGCATGTCCGGGGCCGACCATGTCCAAACATCGGGGCTTCCATACCGGGGCCGATGCTTGGGCGGTCGCCGGCGAAGACGACGGCTCATTTGAAATCAACCGCATAGGCCGCCAGCAATAGTACCTGCGGCCTATGCGGTCGACTGCGCATCCGGGTCCATTCTCCCCGGTTCATTCTCCGCTCAGGCGATTGGGGGGCCATGACCTTCCACCCCGAAATCCTCTGTCCGTTCTGCGGCCTGGGATGCGGCGACATCGGGATCGATCGGGACGATTCCGGCATCGCCCCCCGGCCCAGCGGCTGCCCGCAGGCCGACCGTCTGTTCCGCCGGCCGATGGCGGTGGCGACGGACGCCCGCATGGCCGGCACCCCCGTCGCCATGGATCAAGCCATCGCCGAGGCGGCGCGGCTGCTCGGCGCCGCGCGTGCGCCGCTGATCGCCGGATTGGCCACCGATGTCGAGGGCGTGCTCGCCGCATTGACGCTCGCCGCACGCATCGGGGCG
The sequence above is drawn from the Azospirillum lipoferum 4B genome and encodes:
- a CDS encoding beta-ribofuranosylaminobenzene 5'-phosphate synthase family protein; translation: MSHQRNRIGEVRVHAPARLHAGFVDLNGGLGRRFGSLGIAIDRPAITLRIRPADRLTVDGPSAERVRRSIERLGRQAGLSDRVAVTVEEAIPAHVGLGSGTQTDLAVAAALVCLEGRRTAARDLARALERGARSGIGLAAFEQGGVLLDGGRGGLDAAPPLIARAEFPEDWRILLLLHRGGHGLHGAPEVEAFRRLPPFPPDAAAHLCRLMLMVALPALAERDVEAFGRAVGELQRTVGDHFAPAQGGRFTSPLVAEVLVWLEAQGVAGVGQSSWGPTGFAIVGDAASAERLADEMRGRWAGSPLEVMVCRGRNVGATVENLNAGTGFVPAARRAAGE